In Mangifera indica cultivar Alphonso unplaced genomic scaffold, CATAS_Mindica_2.1 Un_0075, whole genome shotgun sequence, the genomic window TGATGGTGATTTGTATTGAATTGGTAGATGAtaagaaaatagattttttttttttttaaacttagtagGTTGGAAAAATAGTTGTATCAAAGTTCAGGTGGAAAACGGTGATCCGGCCTTTGTTGGGTGATGATGAGGGTCAAAGACACAAAGTgatgaaaatgaatttggtcaaagaaaacaaaataagattgaaGGAAGATCCATTCagcttttgaattttaaaatttgttttatttgccACTTCCACAAAACTCcctttaattttctgttttgtcCTCTCTTTCTGGTGTTATGTCATCTGGGACTTTGAAcaagaatatattctaaatttccCATTTACtgaatgataatttaactttttacatTCTGTCATGTAAACAAAGTAATAATGTTTGCAATTCTTTAAATAAAGTGGAATTTACTTGACatgatttttcttatattttcaagaaaaagaGACATTAACGTATATCTAATCACACTTTGTTTGTATGCAGTGATGCAGGGTTGTTCTTCGCTTGGCAGCTTCTTCACATGCCACAAAAAGCACCAATTTCAGTCTCTTTTACCTTTTGCCCTTTTTGGCCATTTGAATCCAGTTTTAATTTAGACTCcgccaaatgactatgtcccccCAAAGTTTGATGCAAAACTATCCTCTCACCTgctaactataaaaaatttaaactctcgcccataaactaataaaattaataaaaatagttaattccagagataaaattgttatttaattagtaatgtattaaaaataatgaaatattatctatttttctcataggtttataaaattaacaattttctctaagattgagttttcaaatcttatatttttcctttagaGTTTCTCCCTCCCCTTTTTCGATGCATCTCTGGTGTGTTCCCCCTTTAGTGACTATTCTTCATTTAGTGATAAAAGCGATGTCTTCGTCCAGTGACGAAGATGGTCACTAAGGGGGAAACACGTCAAAGGTGCACtgaaaaaagggagagagagcaAAACCATTGGTTTTGGCACCGAAAAAGAGGAGGGAGAGCGAAACCATTGGTTTTGGTGCTTAAAAAGGGGAGAGAGAAAccttaagagaaaaatgtaagatttgaaaatttaattctaaaagaaaattactaattttctaaacttatgaggaaaataaataatattttattatttttaatatattaattattaaataacgattttacttttaaaattaattatttttattaatagtttaaaacaggaatttaaattttcaataataaataaatgggaGTTGGGTTTctgtcaaaccttgggtgggaatatgtcttttggcctttagaCTCAAAGATGAATTAATCCAAAACCCTAAAGATTGCGTGGGTTAAAAAGCTTTCTGCAGCTTGTGCATACGTACAAAGCCtcttttgacttttctctttgaaagaaaaaaaaaacccttacaataaaataattaataaaattatatatacaaataatatacataattttatatataaataataaagtatcactgtataattaaatattattttatttctaattttaaactacataatcacatagtgatatgtcattatttacgtataaaattatacatataacactactcattacaaaaatgaaagattatcaCAAACATAtattacctaaaaaattattggacATAAATTATTAcgttaaaatttagtaaaaattggtcagtataaataattattatgtttgattagagataattaataaaaaaaatactaacatattatttcacttaaatatctttgaatataattatccTAAAATATTCTTCgcgttacttattatattaattaaaaatgatgatatttttatcttaaaaaaatagtaattaatgatataattataacaaaatcaaaattactttaatataccaacttaataaaataatatatataacacaatttaattaaaaaatattttttatcttttatattacctataagattagaatttttattatataccaatttaataaaataatatatataaaaaataaaacatatattactagtaaaatctTTTTGTTCCATCAATCTAAACCCACTTAAAAGTGAGATGCTCTAGcataatatgagttttgaaaacttacaaatatattaaagttaaaacCATTCACTATTTTGAAAGAGTAGTTGAGTTCTGAGATTAGTTAATGAAAATAGAGTTTTACGTCTTTTGGAATAGACAATCCGAACAGAGTAATGGTCCATGTGTAAGAAAATTGCttcttttaaattgaaatttgatcATATAGCTTTGAATTTGATTGTACCGAGACTGGAAGAACCTCATGTTGTTTTGATTTGACCAAAGACCAAAACAGTATGTTAGGTTGTATTAATTCCCCCGCCAAAGAATCCAGGGAAAAGAACTAACACAAGATGCAATCGCCTTTCCTTTTAGCTCTCCTACCTTTGATTCTTCATTAGTTTGAGAACTTATTCCACAGCtttcttataatatatagtttaagcctaataaattattcaaaattttaaataagccAAACCCAAAGTCGAATAGTATTtgttgattgaaagattgataGAGATGGTACATGCATGCATGGCTGCTCAAGCTTATTGACTTCAATTTACAGGCAAATATTTATGTCTATTTATCATCCGTCtcactttttctttctctacaCAACTCATCACACAAATCTTCAATTGATAAACCACACACCCCCCCACCCACCCCccgccaaaaaaaaaaaagaacagtCAAAACACTAATAAAGTAGAGTTTCTACAAGGCTGTTCATCTTCTGGATTCTTTGCAAGCGTACGTATTAATTTCTGTGTAAAGTCACAGTAACTTCCATGTCTTCACCCCTGATAAAACCTTGCCCAAAAGAAATCTTACttgtttaaattagaaatatagtTGCAGGCCTTCTGGGATCCTCAAAATATATTCCACCATTTCTCATAATCCCCTTGTTTCATCTTCTGCGTACCTTTTTTGGTGGCTTTTCCTATCTTTGCTACCTACGATTGCCCAGGAGGTCTTCTAGAGTTCCCAGCTCTCCTGAAATTCAACCAGGATTTTGTTAAAACTTACAAAGTTAATGGTGGCTTTTGTTTTGTTGGTGTATTGCTTATTTGTTGGTAACTTTAATAGGCTTATGAAAGGCTAAGTGCTCAACTCACTACAAAAATATCTGGCATTagcaaaagtaaaaaaatgaatggataaatatccaattattataaataatattttgattattttaacggtcaattatttatatttctattaaaacaaaataaatttataattttaataagaaaaaaattgtggtttaaaatctatttctttaaaaagtttGTCTATCATTATAGGTTTTTCATTAATGGGAAATTTATAATGatagacaataataaaatttttttagttgttaaaactttttaacaataaaaactaaactttttaacaataatttttctcttgttaaatttataaatttatttaattttaatgaaaatatagataattaattattataatcataaaaatagtatttataataacTGTATAAATAGTTTTGATAATTCATAATCAGATAATTACGAAAAAATATTGTAGGTTTGATAAAAAAgtagagataaagaaaaaggCAAAGGCAGAGATACCATAAAAATGGAGAGTTGTAAAGGGCTCATAAATGTAGagaacaataaaaaatgttgaTAAACTTTGAAGAATCATGATTAGGGGCAGGCAGTGGGAAGGAATAAAGTGGAGAGACATGCAAAGTTTTATTCCTAAGGTTAAAtgaaggtaaaataattaaaaagacatTGATTTTAGTATACAATGAAACAGTAAAAGCATGAACacaaaaccttaaaacttaTCTTAGAAGCATGAAAACAAAACCTCTAGaacttatattataaatatcactTAATTCCATGAAAGACAAAGCCTAATTTCATGTATAGAATACCAGGAAAATTGAaacaagaataatattttaggaGGTCTACCATTATATTTGGAAGATATGGCTATGAGAGCtggaaagatataaaaatggaGATAGTGCTTCTCacagatatataattaatttatagaaaCACCAGAAATTCACCAAAAAAGCATAGAACGTGCAAATATGCCTGATAACAGTTCAAAGTTCGAAATTCATTTCCATGATATCAACTAAGAAAAGTCAGAACCGGgtaattaagaataattagaGATAGagtatgaaaattaattaattacttggAAACACAAGCAAGTTAGTACCTGTTATGAATAGGATCTGGTCCATTGGGTACTCTTCTTTTGCTCATGTAATTGAGATCCAACTCCTGACGGTTAATCGATTTCTCTCTTGCTAAAGAATCCACATGATTTCGATTTCCTGCTGATTGAGTAGATAATGTTGTTGTGGCTTTGTTTCCTCCACTTTCCAGGCTTCCAATCAACAAAAGCAAGATAAAACCAGTCACTGCAACAGCTCCAAACAACGCCCTAAAGAAAAAACTACTCCTCCCcatatataatttggattttgCTAAGTAGCTTTGTTTCTTCCTAGAATTTATAGAAGAAGCTTCTTATACTGCTCCTAGAGCAGAGatagatagatatatatatataaatatatatatatatgaagagacaactcagaagaagaagaagagaagagaagagaagatggGTTAAGGCaagaatttgtttttgtttccaaATTTTAGCGTAGTTTAACTTCACTTGATGGGTTGGTAACTTTATAGGTAGAAGCGAATATGTGTTGCATGCACTTTCTCGAACGGAGAGGGCTTAGCTGGTGACATGGAGGCGAGCCCCTTTGCTTTATACTGGTTAGTTCGCCAATACGACACTCATCTTTTGCTTTGGTTTGTGTATTTTCATGCGCTTACCAAAAGACACTCCCTTACGTACAGCAGGATCAAAGCAGAGTATTTTAGCCGACGACTACCTGCCTCATGTGGAATTTTATATCCATGCCAAGGGATCTGGGAAGCTTTCCCAATAATCCTTTTGCTGCAcaacaatttctttaaaattatcagCAATTTGGTGCGGATATTTTGGAAGTGAAAAATGGATAGATGAGTTcgtttatatagatataaaaaacattaattCCTCTAGCTAGTGGTTGACcagaattaataaattaattaattaaagagtaacaaaatttataacGATATGTAATCACTTGAGTATATCAATAggttatatttaatatatgacatttaaataattatgaattaaagataaaataatatttaatcacgtgataatatatataatatatatctattaatgtatttaaaaatgaatacgtataatattgctcCAGAACATAGTTGTCTATGAATGAATTCTTGAAGTTAAACATGTTATCTTGAAATATTACCAATATTTAAAGTGCTCTAATAAACTCCTTAACTACTCAAGGTCTATTAATTGTCTGGAAAGGAATATATTGTATAGTATATATCTCTCTTCCAATGGGTGGGGAGGGTGAAGTTTTATTTGTACAATTTCCTATAAATCTGACCATCCATCTGTGTTGCCCcatctttatatttaaagtagGAATGTACCTAATCTTTCCAGAAACAATTGAGAATTTATGatcaaaaaacaattttataaggATAATACTATCGgtacctattttgaatatataaataaatatttatttatatatgttataatgtaattaagtgttattttatttttaattcaaaatcacttaattatatgataacacatatcaaGTGTATATCTATTGGTATACTTAAAGTGAGTATGTGTAGTTTTATTATTGTGTATAATATTCCACTTATTTCTCCATGTGGACTGGCCAAAGATCGAAGAGTGCTCAGCTGCTGCCCTTAATTGAggatcataataaaattatattaaataaattacaatattatgtTGCCTGGGATTCAAAGTTTAACATACTTAATCACTTGTAATTGTAACAATACCCTTCCTAAACATATTACTTGTACCAAACTCTCTTACATGGGCATCTGTATTTACTTTACAATTACAGCCAACCATGGATGGTCCACATTTATGCCTTTGTCACTTGAACCACTCATTATTGTGGGTGTTCGCTAGTTTAATACATAGTCtcctgaatttgaatttgaccaAGAACTGATTTGAGGCTGAGGAATATATGTGAAGATTGAATATAACGTAGATAGATAGATGTATATGAATAATGAATAAGGGGTAGAATAAACAGAGGTAGAAGCTGGCTCCTTTGAGCCTTTAATTATGAGAATATTTATCATATCCACATATGCATTACTGCTCCATATTGCTAAAGCATATAGCACAATTTGTCTTATCCATGAAATTTAAATCAACAGTTGAAGAAACATTAAAAAGTTTGTGTTGGGAGAATCCAATGCCTTCTTGCTGTAATAGCTTGCCATTGAAGTTACTGAAGCTACTTCAATCGATTGAAGAATTTTACTCCCTGTGGAAGCTAAGATATGGATGCTCTCAAGAGCAAATGTTTTTGTCACGTATTTTATGTATAGGTGTTGTGATTTTGACGTACCCATTTCAAAGTTGATTATGCAACATGTTTTTAATAGCTACGCCGCCACTTTTTTATAAGATTgtgtgtttaaatattattattggcTCAAAAGTAGATTGAGAAATCTTTATGCGCATACAAGTTATTATAAGTAGATATATGGTACACTTACTAATAGACTATGTT contains:
- the LOC123207400 gene encoding CLAVATA3/ESR (CLE)-related protein 25-like, which codes for MGRSSFFFRALFGAVAVTGFILLLLIGSLESGGNKATTTLSTQSAGNRNHVDSLAREKSINRQELDLNYMSKRRVPNGPDPIHNRRAGNSRRPPGQS